From one Nocardioides yefusunii genomic stretch:
- a CDS encoding type II secretion system F family protein, translated as MVLFLGLLMVIVAIVIVGMALPSRDTTPVGSVGRSLAALESFGQNIPKELTAELDRPFAERILAPFQNRALTIGRRLSGRDSAERIERKLELAGNPVGWTVDRVVAMKVIGAVGGLIAAFIFSPVLGLSGIKLVGFLAVGVAVGYMGADMFLYQKGYDRQNRIAVELPDAIDLLTISVESGLAFDAAVQQVATNTDGPLAEEFGRVLREMQIGRGRADALRALGDRTNLEELRSFVGAMVQADAFGIPIGQVLRVQSSEMRTKRRQKAEAKAQQIPVKMTIPLIFCILPTLFIIVLGPAVISIMDSFG; from the coding sequence ATGGTGCTCTTCCTGGGACTTCTCATGGTCATCGTCGCGATCGTCATCGTGGGCATGGCCTTGCCGAGCCGCGACACCACCCCGGTCGGCAGCGTGGGTCGGTCCCTCGCTGCCCTGGAGTCGTTCGGCCAGAACATCCCCAAGGAGCTCACTGCTGAGCTCGACCGCCCCTTCGCCGAGCGCATCCTCGCTCCGTTCCAGAACCGCGCCCTCACCATCGGACGCCGACTCAGCGGACGCGACAGCGCGGAGCGGATCGAGCGCAAGCTCGAACTCGCCGGAAACCCGGTGGGGTGGACCGTCGACCGGGTCGTCGCGATGAAGGTGATCGGAGCCGTCGGTGGCCTGATCGCCGCCTTCATCTTCTCCCCCGTCCTGGGACTCAGCGGGATCAAGCTCGTCGGCTTCCTCGCCGTGGGTGTCGCCGTCGGGTACATGGGCGCCGACATGTTCCTGTACCAGAAGGGCTACGACCGCCAGAACCGGATCGCGGTGGAGCTTCCCGACGCCATCGACCTGCTCACCATCTCGGTCGAGTCCGGTCTCGCGTTCGACGCCGCCGTGCAGCAGGTGGCCACCAACACCGACGGCCCGCTGGCCGAGGAGTTCGGCCGGGTCCTGCGCGAGATGCAGATCGGACGAGGACGTGCCGATGCGCTGCGCGCGCTCGGCGACCGCACCAACCTGGAGGAGCTGCGTTCCTTCGTCGGGGCCATGGTCCAGGCCGACGCGTTCGGCATCCCGATCGGCCAGGTGCTGCGTGTGCAGTCCTCCGAGATGCGTACCAAGCGCCGCCAGAAGGCCGAGGCGAAGGCTCAGCAGATCCCGGTCAAGATGACCATCCCGCTGATCTTCTGCATCCTGCCCACCCTCTTCATCATCGTCCTGGGCCCTGCCG